TCAGCCTTGAGATAGGAGCTGTTATGCCTGCATGTGTGATAGGAGCTGTTATGCCTGCATGTGTGATAGGAGCTGTTATGACTGCATGTGTGACAGGAGCTGTTATGCCTGCAGTGTGATAGGAGCTGTTATGACTGCAGTGTGATAGGAGCTGTTATGCCTGCATGTGTctgttcagcactttgctcgtTCATCCTGCATGTTGGGAGGAGCGAGTGGCTCTGATCAATGATAAAATAATTTACTTCTAGAGGTTGTAAACCCATTCATGGTGGAACCTCTCTTTAAGGACAAAAAATaatcttaaaaaataaaaaaagaacattAGTGTGAATTGAGAAGGCTTGGGATAACATAACATATTTACAGTGACGCAGAATGACCTCCACCAATAAActcctccgacacacacacacacataacacaacaCCCTTCTCTGCCTAAAACTCCTTTCGCTGAAAGTGAACCACTAGCAGGTATCAGACAGTCTCTTGTCAACAGTATCAACACAAAGCACTTTGTTTGTCCTGGGTTcgtcgctcctctcctctgtgatgtcatcaacgCGTCGAGTCCTCCGGAGTGGCCATGTGTAGGTCTCCTTGCAACAAACCCAGAGGCTTGCGTTCCGTCAACAGATAACAGGTAACAAGACGTGAATCCGGGATGTGAGGTCTCTGTCTGGGCAGGCCCCTAATCCCCCTTCTTGCtcactctgacccccccccccctcccgtgggcccccctctcccttcctggcccccccccctcctcccgtgggcccccctctcccctccttggccccccctcctcacgtgggtccccctctcccctccttggcccccccctcctcacgtggcccccctctcccctcctcccagagcTGCTGGTCTAGTGCTGGTGGCCCACAGACAGCACCAGGGGGATGAGGCAGCCCAGCACCAgcgcccccacctccaccttgcTCAGCCCCTTCCCTCCGTTCCCCCCattgggggcgtggctgtgtCCGGTGCCGCCCACCTCGGGCAGGACGTGCACGGTGGCCACGTAGAGGAAGGTCCCGGCCGAGAACAGCATGGCCACGCCGGTGGCGTTCACGTCGGACAGCGCCTCCTTGCTGCTCTGCAGGGGGCAAACCAGGGGGAAACAGGGGGGTTAAAACCACGTGTCTGGGCatcaaaatactgttagaacctcgcacacacaaccacttcAGGGGTGGGTGCATAGGTTCTTCAGGGGTGGGTGGTAGAgctgggggggtcaggtggagtcagggggtcagggggaACTCACCTGGCTCAGACCCAGGAAGGTGAGCATGGCGAGGACCGGGGCGGCCAGGGCGAAGACCAGGAGATGTTTCCGGATGCGGTTCCTCTCCAGCCCGGCGTGCATCAGGAAGGACACCAGTCCGAACGCTGCCGGCGCCTgacagagaagaaggagaaacaCAGTCTGACAGACGGACGGGAGATATTCACCATCGAACATGCTGTTACACGAGCTGGGTGACTCAGATATAATGTGTTTATCCATCGCGTTGTAcggggagatttgaacctgtgacctcttgatccgCATTCAAACGCTCTACCTCTGAGCTACACCCAGTAGAGGTCAGACATGAGGACTGGACTCCCAGTACCTTGTGAAGCATTATGGCCACGAAGACGATGAGCTGAACGCTGGTCTGGGAGGTGGAGGCCGCCGCTCCGAGGGCCACTCCGTCAGCTGTGGGAGGACACAGCATTAACACCACGCTAACGTGCTAACTTCCTACTGGAGGACACAGCATTAACACCACGCTAACGTGCTAACTTCCTACTGGAGGACACAGCATTAACACCACGCTAACGTGCTAACTTCCTACTGGAGGACACAGCATTAACACCACGCTAACGTGCTAACTTCCTACTGGAGGACACAGCATTAACACCACGCTAACGTGCTAACTTCCTACTGGAGGACACAGCATTAACACCACGCTAACGTGCTAACTTCCTACTGGAGGACACAGCATTAACACCACGCTAACGTGCTAACTTCCTACTGGCTGACACAGAATTAACACCAGGCTAACGTGCTGACTTCCTTTACACCGtttaccccgttgccttctggcaggcgataccgaaGCATTTGGTCTCACAtgcagactggacaacagtttctttccaagggccatcaggcttctgaatggacattgatatggacactgatacacttctcactagtcactttacacactgtcactttcagctactggttgtacTATCATCAATACTGCAcgattgtacttcacttgtcttaggttaccATAGGTTTATAAAGTTAGTATAGGTtttttcagctactggttgtacCATCAGCCATactgcactattgtacttcacttgtcttaggttagtacaggtttataaggttagtatatgTTATTATGTgcattatgtgtatttagaggtttagtatactgtatattatttgtatattaggaggtttactatatttcagcttatcatagatgtaatctatgttctgtgtacttatatgttatgccaggttgctttgcgttgtcttgtcctaagaacttcagtgcccagtctgaccctgtgttgttctgtgaatctgacaataaaagacttgaactccTACTGGCAGAGACTGCAGAAACACACCATTAATACCACGTCAACTTCATTAAGGATGAAGAAGAAGGTACAGCAGCAATAATATTATATGTTTTTATCCCAAGTAATGTACAGGGGTTGAACCTGCAACGTCTTGATCgccagtcaaatgctctactccTGTGCTATACCCATCCTTATGCTCCagtactgagctatacccatccttatGCTCCagtactgagctatacccatccttatGCTCCagtactgagctatacccatccttatGCTCCagtactgagctatacccatccttatGCTCtagcactgagctatacccatccttatgctctaccactgagctatacccatccttatGCTCCagtactgagctatacccatccttatGCTCtagcactgagctatacccatccttatGCTCCagtactgagctatacccatccttatGCTCCagtactgagctatacccatccttatGCTCtagcactgagctatacccatccttatgctctaccactgagctatacccatccttatGCTCCagtactgagctatacccatccttatGCTCtagcactgagctatacccatccttatGCTCCagtactgagctatacccatccttatGCTCCagtactgagctatacccatccttatGCTCtagcactgagctatacccatccttatgctctaccactgagctatacccatccttatGCTCCagtactgagctatacccatccttatGCTCtagcactgagctatacccatcccaagAAGAAGCAAGCCATATCCTTACATCTCTGCAGGAATCtcctgagcattccacccaccTGCTGCATGAACCACGAGCCCCAGTGTGGTGGTGATTTTAGAGTTGGCATTTCTTCCAGACTCCGGATCTGGAGAAGACACCAACAACACTGAGGTCAGGTGACTGAttgccatttttttttttatccaaagtgaatGGACGACGCTTAGGGAAAGTACGGCAGAAAATAGGACCAAACCAGTTGAGGCTGGCCAGTCTCAAAACGGACCTTCGCTGCTGTGGACGTGGGAGCTGCCGATCTGGTCCACCAGGAGCATGAAGACAAAGCCCAGCACCAGAGACACCCCGATGCAGGCATGGAGGTGCTCGTGGCTGTGGACGTGCTCCCCACCGGCCCCCACCGGCGTGTCCGCCTCCCCCTTCGCCTccgacacctccaccccctcgggGTGGTTGTGAGCTTGGTGCACACCTGGGAAACCACATTGGCATTTTCTTCAGTTAGCAGACACGTTTATCCAAAGTGGTCATAAGGAATAAAAGTGCTAAATGTTAAatgactgctaaatgactaaatgtaaataaagtgaGTACGGAGGAGACAAAGTAAATGAGTCTATAGTGTCCTTAGTCTGACTCAGAGCTGTTGTTACCTCCCTAGGTGCGCGTGTGTCTAAACAAGTACGACCAGAACACATTTGAGAGTGAAAAGGGCTTGTGCAGTGACACAACCAGTGACAGGGTGGAGCCTGACCTTCCAGGACTTCCTCGTAGAGTGCATGGACGCCCTCTGGGATGATGACAGCCAGGGCCGTGCCACACAGCAGACCTGCTCCCAGCACCGTCACCAGCTTCAGCTTCTCCTGCACCGCAAGGggaggacagggttagggttagctctgCTCACTGTAGTGGGGGTCCTCTTCAGGAGTCAGATGGAAGGAAGCGTGCTGGAGCTGTCAGGATATTCTGAGTGAAGTGGATCAGGACTATCCTAGGGTAACTGGGTGAGTGCAAGGTTTTCTGGACTTCTGGTCCAACATGAGTTAAAGGTGGAGGAGCAGACACGTTTTGGATTTGGGTTATGTTTATATGTCCGGAATATACCATGAACCTATCAcgtgtgaacacacactgggTTTCTGTGAGACTGAGGTCAAAGTTTACCGACAAGGCAAAATTAACTTTGACCTCACATTAGAGATCACAGCATTTGCATACAGGTACTCGTAAATCCGACTGTTAACAATTCATTAAGTCTTTGTGAATACTATGACTGCATTGGTGTTGGCAAGCAAGTTATGCTACTGTTGACATCACATTGGTTTCGAGATATTAAACTAGCTACCTGATTATCTCATTGCTTGCATTTTCAACTAGGCCAAAACATTCACAACGCAGTGTTTGTTACTTCACTTACCTCAGAAAAGTTGACAGCCAAGGGGATAGTTCCAGCGACATAACATCCCACCAACATGGAGAGGGATAGCAAGCTGATTGAGCTGAAATCGTCCATGATTGCACCACGACTGACTGCTAGATAAAGCACCTACCTAGCTAGCTATTAGCTAATGTTAGTTTGCCCTGTTCCACTGGAATGAGTTATGTGTGCTAACGTGTAGCTAGCTCAGAAACTAGCTAGGTAGACTGTGTCAATACACAACGCCAATGGAATATGTACTCTGACCAGCACAAGTACTAGCTAGCAAACAACAATAGTTGACTGATAATACGAAGCTTTAACTGTAGCCATGTTTCCTGCAGCCTGCAGTGCTTCCAATATAACGGTTTCTAGTTAAACAAATACTGGGTGATTTAGCTGTACGTCTAGTTAGCAATTGTATGAATCCGCACACCTCTACTTTCAATGTGCATCGAGCTACGACTGTATTTGTCAGCTACATACAGTAGGGATAAAGCTAATATCTAACGTACGTCGCTAGCTATGCTAGTTTGTTAGCTAAATACACTGCTAGCAAGAAGCTACTTAACCTGAAGTTTTTTCTCTACTTTACACATTAACGTTGACATTCAAATAAGAAGTCGTTCGTACAGTGCCGCGTCGCAAATACCTATCCTACCACACATCAACATGCTAAAGCTTCCACTTGGTTGTTTTCTTCGTGTAAGGTTTGCACACTGCCATCAAGCCATAATTTATTTTGACGTGGGAACAAAAAAGCTCTTCCGGTTAGCCAAGTATACACACTTAAAGTACACTTGGTTTGAAACCCACGGTAGTACGGGTTGGCAGCGCTGGTACATTCGGACCAATAGTATCGTTTATAAGCGAACCAGCTGTCTTCCCGGAGTACACAAGAGTTTCATACCGTTACACTATCTCTTTACTGTACATGCCACGTTAACGTCCATGGTTTTTATGGCAGGATGCGTAATTGTCATACTAGGATATGGCCAAATCTCTTTTCAACACCATGTCAAACTTATCATAAATTGTATAATTATAAAGCCATGCCCTTACTTGTAAATTAGTAAGTAGAGGTTAAAATACAACATACCATTTTCTAAAAAGGTTTTTATTCATTAGTTCACAACATAGTCGTTTTTTCCAACTCGACAATCCTAAATAATAAAGCAGAATGTGTCTGACACAGTGGAGCAGAAATGGGTAAAAACGCACAACTGGCTTTGTCTCAACCGTCTTGTCAATCAAAGGCCCGAGTCCAACGAAACTGACACCATGCAACAAGCTTGAGCAAACATTCACATTCGGTCTCTCTTGCAAACACGTACACAGCAGCAGCTCCTTGCTGGTGGAATGGGGAGGGGCAGGTCCATCAGAAGGGTCTGGAGTTCTGGGTGGTATAATAGGTCAGAGTAGTAAAGAATGAGCCAGAGAAAAAAACGGTCCTTTTCCCTCCAGTAGTGTCTCTTCATTTCACCAGTCCAATCTTCTTTGCTTCGGTTTCATATATCAACAACCTCCACATTTTGACGATGAAGACCTCCGCTTCCTCATCCAGAACCTGTGTGGGGAGAGGACACGACCATTTAGAGAAGAGACAGGATCTACAAGCATGAAACGTTGATTTGTATACACCAACTTTAAGATAAGGTCAGAACAAAGATGCAAATGTGATGACAAACTTGACAACCAAGCTCAAGACCAAGTATGAGCGCTTACCATGGCAACGTCATCCAGAATCCCCTGGGGTGTACTGTGAGCCATCACCTGTAGAGAGAGGACGTTTAACACCATGACAGCATGTTACACGAGTCCAACAACAGGATCTCTCCTTAAATAAATACCTAGTCATTGTGGAAGTGGTTCaaactaaacacacagacaacaatgGCAATGTGTATTCGTTGTAAAGGTTAACCTAACCAGGTTTATAGGGACAACCGCTAACTAAGGTTTACCTAACCAGGTTTGAGGGATAACCGCTAACTAAGGTTTACCCGACCAGGTTTGAGGGATAACCGCTAACTAAGGTTTACCTAACCAGGTTTGAGGGATAACCGCTAACTAAGGTTTACCTAACCAGGTTTAGAGGGATAACCGCTAACTAAGGTTTACCTAACCAGGTTTAGAGGGATAACCGCTAACTAAGGTTTACCTAACCAGGTTTAGAGGGATAACCGCTAACTAACCTTTGAACAGACAAAGTCAACCAATGTGGCTTCCTCCTCTCCGATGTACTCGATGATCTTCTTATTGATCCAGGGCTTAATGCGACGATCCATTAGCGTCTGTGGACATAAAGGATCATTCCAAAGGTTTTTTTGGGgtgggaaacatttcaaattaaGATTGAAATCAGAGTATTAACTAAACAGAGTATGCTGAAGTGGAGCTACGCCGGGTCCacggacgcccccccccctcaccgagTCAACCATGGTCCAGTCCAGGGGGTAGGTGAAGAGCTCTGGTTTGGCCGTGGGGATCTTCTCGATCAGGCTTTTGATGTGCTTGCGTTTCTCCTCCGTGTTCACGCTGCCCTTCACCCCGGGCATCTCCGCCCCGTCCAGGCCCAGGCTCTTGTCGTCGTCGCCGTAGTCCAGAGGCACCAGCTTCCTCCTGCGCGGCTGCTCGTCCGTCTCCTCGTCGTCGAACTTGTTGAAGACGCTGTCGACCGGCGCCAGCTTCTTACGCTTCACCACGTTGGGCTGGTTGGGACTGCCGGACGCACCTGGACGGCGGTAGAACGTAGAAGGAGGAATCAAACTCGGCGTTCACAATTCACAAGCACAAACATTGATTTGTATAAaccgtacagacacacatatatatatataatcctAAATCTTAATTATTGTATACATGTCTCGGTCAATCTTGTGTGCTTCTACCTTGTAAACCACAAAATGATAGCATTAACAATGTTTTTTTACCTACTGACATGCACATACGTATCTTTTAGTTGTCTATGTGTATATCCTGTAAGTATGTGTGAGTATATAtccacaacatttacatacagttACCTGTAAATCCAACTGATAGCAAAGCATCAAGAAATTGTGTCAACTATGACTGCATTGGTATATAATAATATCTGCTGCCAGTAAGTCCTGTGCCTCACCCAGTTTGAGGCTGAGGCCTATCTTGGGCCTGTGTTCctcagggggcggggcctctgGAGAGTTCTCGTGAGGGATAATGATGCCGCAGGGCGACTCGTTGCCGGGCGTGTTGGGGGTGGCGCCCCCACTGCCCGAGGACACCGAGGGGGCCGCTGTGATTGGCCGGAGGGTGGGTTTGAGGTGTGGCTTGGGCTCGTCCGCATCCTCCGTCTCGTGGTAGTCGTCCTCCTCGCCctcgtcctggtcctggtcctggtcgtGGTCCTGGTCTGTGCGGGGCTGGGGCGTGCGGGCGGGGGGCTCAGGAGCCCGGGCAGGGGGCCTGCGCTGGTGCTCCCGGGGCGGCTTCTCCTGGGGGGGCTCCTCCGGCTCCAGCTTCACCGGGGGCCTCCGTCGCCgctctgcttcctcctccatctgcaCACAGCACATGAACATAGCTACAAGCTGGGCCAACACTTCACTTCAGATCAAGAGGGCCCaggttcaacccccccccccccccctgttccccccttcccctggtACGTTGCTTTGGACCCAAAGCGTTGTCTAAAAGCTAAATGCTAAGCGAGCTGAATGATCAGATGCAACACTCCTGCTGAAGGAGCGCCGGGTGGTCTCACCCTCTGCAGCTCGGCGTCGGGGTCTGGGTGGCCCTCGGCCAGGAGCCTCTGTCtgatctcctccatctcctctctctccctcttcctgtctcgctCGTCCAGCTCCGTCTCTTTCTCGCGGTCGCGCAGCCTCTTCTGCAGCGCGCTGCCCCTGGTGGCGGAACGAGGGAGCACAACCCGAACGTCAGGCACCGGcacacgccccccccacccccttgcgCTCTGCAGCGCCGGCAGAgcagttgccatggcaacagggGTCTCCCAGAACGGAAGGCCTCACCTGTAGTATTTGGGGTCGTCTCTGTCGTCGTCGTAGTCCTCCAGGAACTCTTTCAGACGCTTGGCTTCTTTTGTCTGAGGAGAAACCCAGGATCAAGACCAGCTTGTACACAGATATGCAATGAGCTACACTTATAGATGGATATAGAATCTACTGTTTACCATATGTATAGTATATATTATCATCACCATtgttatattatatatacattgtacacacacacacgtctgtagACAGGTGACCTCCAGTAACAGGAGGAATCATGTATCAAGCATGTTTCATGCTGGATCATGTTTACCATGTCGCggcgcctctccccctccctctccgtgtCTTTGCTGTAGTCCCgagccttcttcctctccctgatcTCCCAGTTCTTCAGACGCTGTGTAGAGAACCCCGCATCAACAACCACTTCTCAGCAGCAGCATGCCACGTGtatcacacaccccacacacacacacccctccgcctcctcccccccctccatgtgcACACATATACCcccattcacacgcacacacccacctccGGCCCTCCACCCttcacaagcacgcacacacacactaaccgcccccccccccccacacacacacaca
The Osmerus mordax isolate fOsmMor3 chromosome 9, fOsmMor3.pri, whole genome shotgun sequence genome window above contains:
- the rbm25a gene encoding RNA-binding protein 25 isoform X1; translated protein: MSYPPHLNRQQIGIPQMPPRIAPPQYAGFPTAVPPGTPMIPVHMGIMTSPPTVLVPTTVSMVQKPPAPRKDLSTVRAKEVEETGSGGPTTTVFVGNISEKASDMLVRQLLAKCGIVLSWKRVQGASGKLQGKNKTAFGFCEYKEPESTLRALRLLHELQLGDKKLLVKVDAKTKAQLDEWKAKKKSANGGAKSEEGPKDEEDDEDEVLDEDTKRRDQIVKGAIEGLIREYASELNAPSLDSDSHPRKKRKEKKEEEDINAIEMEDDKRDLISREISKFRDTHKKLEEEKGKKEKERQEIEKERRERDKERERERERRDREREKEREKEREKDKERERDRDRERERERERTKERERERERERSRDVSEDRSRSRERSRDEKKREEDEEDVYERRRLERRLRDKEAAYQERLKNWEIRERKKARDYSKDTEREGERRRDMTKEAKRLKEFLEDYDDDRDDPKYYRGSALQKRLRDREKETELDERDRKREREEMEEIRQRLLAEGHPDPDAELQRMEEEAERRRRPPVKLEPEEPPQEKPPREHQRRPPARAPEPPARTPQPRTDQDHDQDQDQDEGEEDDYHETEDADEPKPHLKPTLRPITAAPSVSSGSGGATPNTPGNESPCGIIIPHENSPEAPPPEEHRPKIGLSLKLGASGSPNQPNVVKRKKLAPVDSVFNKFDDEETDEQPRRRKLVPLDYGDDDKSLGLDGAEMPGVKGSVNTEEKRKHIKSLIEKIPTAKPELFTYPLDWTMVDSTLMDRRIKPWINKKIIEYIGEEEATLVDFVCSKVMAHSTPQGILDDVAMVLDEEAEVFIVKMWRLLIYETEAKKIGLVK
- the slc39a9 gene encoding zinc transporter ZIP9, which produces MDDFSSISLLSLSMLVGCYVAGTIPLAVNFSEEKLKLVTVLGAGLLCGTALAVIIPEGVHALYEEVLEGVHQAHNHPEGVEVSEAKGEADTPVGAGGEHVHSHEHLHACIGVSLVLGFVFMLLVDQIGSSHVHSSEDPESGRNANSKITTTLGLVVHAAADGVALGAAASTSQTSVQLIVFVAIMLHKAPAAFGLVSFLMHAGLERNRIRKHLLVFALAAPVLAMLTFLGLSQSSKEALSDVNATGVAMLFSAGTFLYVATVHVLPEVGGTGHSHAPNGGNGGKGLSKVEVGALVLGCLIPLVLSVGHQH
- the rbm25a gene encoding RNA-binding protein 25 isoform X2 encodes the protein MSYPPHLNRQQIGIPQMPPRIAPPQYAGFPTAVPPGTPMIPVHMGIMTSPPTVLVPTTVSMVQKPPAPRKDLSTVRAKEVEETGSGGPTTTVFVGNISEKASDMLVRQLLAKCGIVLSWKRVQGASGKLQAFGFCEYKEPESTLRALRLLHELQLGDKKLLVKVDAKTKAQLDEWKAKKKSANGGAKSEEGPKDEEDDEDEVLDEDTKRRDQIVKGAIEGLIREYASELNAPSLDSDSHPRKKRKEKKEEEDINAIEMEDDKRDLISREISKFRDTHKKLEEEKGKKEKERQEIEKERRERDKERERERERRDREREKEREKEREKDKERERDRDRERERERERTKERERERERERSRDVSEDRSRSRERSRDEKKREEDEEDVYERRRLERRLRDKEAAYQERLKNWEIRERKKARDYSKDTEREGERRRDMTKEAKRLKEFLEDYDDDRDDPKYYRGSALQKRLRDREKETELDERDRKREREEMEEIRQRLLAEGHPDPDAELQRMEEEAERRRRPPVKLEPEEPPQEKPPREHQRRPPARAPEPPARTPQPRTDQDHDQDQDQDEGEEDDYHETEDADEPKPHLKPTLRPITAAPSVSSGSGGATPNTPGNESPCGIIIPHENSPEAPPPEEHRPKIGLSLKLGASGSPNQPNVVKRKKLAPVDSVFNKFDDEETDEQPRRRKLVPLDYGDDDKSLGLDGAEMPGVKGSVNTEEKRKHIKSLIEKIPTAKPELFTYPLDWTMVDSTLMDRRIKPWINKKIIEYIGEEEATLVDFVCSKVMAHSTPQGILDDVAMVLDEEAEVFIVKMWRLLIYETEAKKIGLVK